From Plasmodium brasilianum strain Bolivian I chromosome 7, whole genome shotgun sequence, the proteins below share one genomic window:
- a CDS encoding ubiquitin-like protein produces MEEDSIRIKVKSIDNEEYELTVKTSMNTEEIKSIIAEKKKVNKNDIRLIYQGQCLSNEKTIADYNVQNDHIIHLVVRKKENVNTNNDDNQNDRTSTTTFRNNDSNIISDPVHINFTSAMSYNNSSNANNSNNNNSNATNNNSNSNGNVFTNHSTNPLPNSNGATPLYFTHMRVTRNDNIENDLMGQTNICSLLNDIMSQVNINPNFIYGAATAAATAAANVAASNTSPSGTTNGMAGGTTSTSTNAGTNASTNASTNAATNACTYIGEGENIFAAAMRTNGMNVNVSDFVNIINNSNKGGKDSNNSNSKKVDPNENNKNKEGEEEKKNWALMEKSYDKNNNKGTHANEEQKKEKEKREKLKRHITSDRRNNNYDYNKERSDPNNNSNDSSSSGNSDDGKSNNEDVQGKEVEENKQTKKIKKKRKNVMNEKKIPNNYKHEKEGKYHSDYSKKSGTSDSESVSSNSRSSTSGNAHIKEEKKRLEKIRKNSKKRHLKNKHKKEKMYDYNSYTSDEDDEYTRKGGRVRRDKGKEKEKRKKQSNMFDPNFLYHRNYMHDNNARTNRQWNYLYNGRKDLINLGGGVDAGAGARAYPFPVDNALRSGMFYNDNKNFLNYRDDISDTYDYMNGANIAKEEFIKNKERKKKKIYREEDYNSSSKNTFNPVGNMVGSNMADLNNSTNTCNVSTVNNINSANNVNSVVNNNVSNMNSVNNNVVNTVNNACRNVNINKSMIDMPHLLKNSNECFSNGLIDENTNLPKSNYANIVPFNEVERNNQIIRNDSFRTNSRIILNEDADGLLSDNNSVSGNMRSIQMSSDRRNSALRRSDLKCLNDMNDSEYKNVEMNIPWRVIEQLLVLLEEETGYRRPDLSSYINSYYNSNSIYVFFYLFVHINNIINSIIIQFNHANFLNNDITMSSFSRISIILSLASVIFSRLSNFFFVFYDNFYCNNYGRNYRYTNPIDHEFLREIRNLYFSNNRNNNNTNSSGRFYENNLYSNNNYIPMNMNAYNQNNSTFLNNINDNYYPLPYNDIRNICNRTNLQQEFEDYYKNYLNSVKDNSRNMLLRKEYTHYREYPYRNQVSSPKEDYLNHNKMSKVNKLNKNSSKNNNINSNHSNSNHFFNEKMYNKINKNSKWNNNNPFSLFPGQNNKPLLYASKKKRTDEKEIKKKMKKYYKAFGAKGLCRDGNSFNSKSDSGSDNSSSNSRSRSRSNSSSISIRKIKRNSNNVPNGLGYNAGNLRHKEKWMNDIFKNILKNNKNGGKINEKTLKNDEKCLKNVEKDDDKKKLSNNLLNDKFICYDSNIDDIYDLSEDGNEKDNMTLKKGQNEGEQEGKNTYKGKIWNTHEKEKKNNNISQEENAVDTPVECNEIRNHSSNQNDNALVSDDRTANNPPLPNINLANIFNNVQNQMVNSNMQDATPRDKFEGMPDEVKERYKRWVENTQIFSGQMIKICRNRRPLSNAYIGDNSSKDNVSYSNFLPFLWKKNMSTINVNFNLEISDELLNAFDLHVLEFVKKSIKNNEDYKSEKFKYPNLSLCEELFEEVEKKDK; encoded by the exons ATGGAAGAGGATAGCATAAGGATAAAAGTGAAAAGCATAGACAACGAGGAGTATGAGCTAACGGTGAAAACAAGTATGAACACAGAAGAGATAAAGAGTATAATAgctgagaaaaaaaaagtaaataaaaatgatataagaCTAATATATCAAGGGCAGTGTTTATCTAATGAGAAAACTATTGCAGATTATAATGTACAAAATGAtcatataattcatttagtagttaggaaaaaggaaaatgttaatactaataatgatgataatcaAAATGACAGAACGAGTACTACCACATTTAGAAATAATGATAGTAACATTATAAGCGATCCAgtacatattaattttacgTCAGCTATGAGTTACAACAACAGTAGTAATGcgaataatagtaataataataattccaATGCTActaataacaatagtaatagtaatggtAACGTTTTTACAAACCATAGTACAAACCCTCTTCCTAATTCCAACGGAGCAACCCCTCTTTATTTTACGCATATGAGAGTAACCAGAAAtgataatatagaaaatgatTTAATGGGTCAGacaaatatatgttcacTACTTAATGATATAATGAGTCAAGTTAATATTAAtcctaattttatttatggaGCTGCTACAGCGGCAGCTACTGCGGCTGCAAATGTTGCAGCTTCGAATACATCACCCAGTGGAACGACTAATGGGATGGCTGGTGGAACAACTAGTACCTCTACCAATGCTGGAACTAATGCATCAACCAATGCGTCAACGAACGCTGCTACCAATGCATGTACTTATATAGGAGAAggagaaaatatttttgcagCCGCCATGCGAACAAATGGAATGAATGTGAATGTAAGCGATTTTGTAAACATCATCAACAATAGTAACAAAGGGGGGAAGGATAGTAACAACAGCAATAGTAAAAAAGTTGATCCAaacgaaaataataaaaacaaagaaggagaagaagaaaaaaaaaattgggcTCTTATGGAAAAGAGTTACGacaagaataataataaaggtaCACATGCAAatgaagaacaaaaaaaggagaaggaaaaacgggaaaaattgaaaagacATATTACATCAGATAGacgaaataataattatgattatAATAAAGAGAGAAGTGATCcaaataataacagtaacgATAGCAGTAGTAGTGGTAATAGTGACGATGGTAAAAGTAACAATGAAGATGTACAAGGCAAAGAAGTAGAAGAAAACAAGCaaacaaaaaagataaagaaaaagagaaaaaatgtaatgaatgaaaaaaaaattcccaataattataaacatGAAAAGGAAGGAAAATATCATTCGGactattcaaaaaaaagtgGCACATCAGATAGCGAATCGGTTAGTAGTAATTCTAGGTCATCTACTTCAGGTAATGCACAtataaaggaagaaaaaaagagattagagaagataagaaaaaatagcaaaaaaagaCATCTAAAGAACAaacataaaaaggaaaaaatgtacGATTATAATAGCTATACGTCAGATGAGGATGATGAATATACTAGAAAAGGAGGAAGAGTAAGAAGAGacaaaggaaaagaaaaagaaaagagaaaaaagcaAAGTAATATGTTCGATCCAAATTTCCTGTATCATCGCAATTACATGCATGACAATAACGCAAGAACAAACCGTCAGTGGAATTACCTATATAATGGAAGAAAGGACTTAATCAATTTAGGAGGGGGAGTTGATGCAGGTGCAGGTGCAAGAGCTTATCCCTTTCCTGTTGACAATGCTCTAAGATCTGGAATGTTTTATAATgacaataaaaattttcttaattataGAGATGATATAAGTGATACATATGACTATATGAATGGGGCAAATATTGCAAAGGAggaattcataaaaaataaagaaagaaaaaaaaaaaaaatttacagaGAAGAGGATTATAACAGTAGTAGTAAAAACACATTTAATCCTGTAGGCAATATGGTTGGTAGCAATATGGCAGATCTTAACAACAGTACGAATACTTGTAATGTTAGCACTGTGAATAACATTAACAGCGCTAACAATGTCAACAGTGTTGTTAACAACAATGTAAGTAATATGAACagtgttaataataatgtagtaAATACTGTTAACAATGCGTGTAGAAATGTAAACATAAACAAGAGCATGATTGACATGCCCCACTTACTGAAAAATTCTAATGAATGTTTTTCAAATGGATTAATAgatgaaaatacaaatttacCAAAAAGTAATTATGCAAATATAGTTCCTTTCAATGAAGTAGAAAGAAATAATCAAATAATTAGAAATGATTCTTTTAGAACAAATTCTAGGATAATACTAAATGAAGATGCAGATGGTTTATTATCTGACAATAATTCTGTTTCAGGAAATATGAGATCTATTCAAATGTCAAGTGATAGAAGAAATAGTGCTTTAAGAAGAAGTGACCTGAAATGTTTAAATGATATGAACGATtcagaatataaaaatgtggaAATGAATATACCATGGAGAGTAATAGAACAATTATTAGTTCTGTTAGAAGAAGAAACGGGGTATAGAAGACCTGATTTGTCGTCGTATATTAATTCTTATTATAACTCTAATTcgatttatgtatttttttatctttttgttcacataaataatattattaacagcATTATTATTCAGTTTAACCATgcgaattttttaaataatgatataactATGTCATCCTTTTCACGAATAAGCATTATACTCTCCCTAGCATCGGTAATTTTTTCTAGACTGtctaatttcttttttgttttttatgaTAACTTTTATTGCAATAATTATGGAAGGAATTATAGATACACAAATCCAATAGATCATGAATTCTTAAGAGAAATTAGGAATCTATATTTTTCGAATaacagaaataataataatactaatagTAGTGGTAGGTTTTATGAGAACAATCTATACAGTAATAACAACTACATACCAATGAATATGAATGCATATAATCAAAATAATTCTACATTTCTAAACAATATTAATGACAACTATTACCCTCTCCCATATAATgatattagaaatatttgtaatagGACAAACTTGCAGCAAGAATTTGaagattattataaaaattatttaaattcaGTTAAAGATAATAGCAGAAATATGCTTTTACGTAAAGAATACACACATTATAGGGAGTATCCATATAGAAACCAAGTTTCTTCACCAAAAGAAGACTACTTGAACCATAACAAAATGAGCAAAgtaaacaaattaaacaaaaatagtagtaaaaataataatattaatagtaaccatagtaatagtaatcatttctttaatgaaaaaatgtacaataaaataaataaaaactccaaatggaataataataaccctttttctctttttcccGGGCAGAACAACAAACCACTACTGTATGCtagtaagaaaaaaagaactgatgaaaaggaaatcaaaaaaaagatgaagaagTATTATAAGGCATTTGGTGCAAAAGGCCTATGTAGAGATGGAAATTCCTTCAACAGTAAAAGTGATAGTGGTAGTGACAACAGTAGTAGTAACagtagaagtagaagtagaagtaatagtagtagtattagtattagaaaaattaaacgaAACAGTAATAATGTTCCAAATGGCTTAGGTTATAATGCAGGAAATTTAAGgcataaagaaaaatggatgaacgatatttttaaaaacattctaaaaaataataaaaatgggggaaaaataaatgaaaaaactttGAAGAACGACGagaaatgtttaaaaaatgtagaaaaagacgatgataaaaaaaaattatcaaataatttattaaatgacaaatttatatgttatgaTAGCAACATAgatgatatatatgatttatcAGAAGATGGAAATGAAAAGGATAATATgactttaaaaaaaggacaaaatGAGGGAGAAcaagaaggaaaaaatacgtataaaggaaaaatttgGAATACgcatgaaaaggaaaaaaaaaataataatatatcacAAGAAGAAAATGCGGTGGATACACCTGTGGAATGTAATGAAATAAGAAATCATAGTAGTAATCAAAATGATAATGCACTGGTTAGTGATGACAGAACTGCAAATAATCCACCCTTGCCAAATATTAACCttgcaaatatttttaacaatgtTCAAAATCAAATGGTGAATAGCAACATGCAGGATGCAACCCCGCGCGATAAA TTTGAAGGTATGCCTGATGAGGTGAAAGAAAGATATAAAAGATGGGTGGAAAACACGCAAATATTTTCAGGACAA ATGATAAAAATTTGCCGAAATAGAAGACCATTAAGCAATGCATACATTGGAGATAATTCATCAAAAGATAATGTATCTTACAGCAACTTCTTACCATTCCT gtggaaaaaaaacatgAGCACAATAAACGTCAATTTTAATCTAGAAATAAGcgat GAATTACTGAACGCCTTTGATTTACACGTATTGGAATTTGTAAAGAAGTCAATTAAAAACAATGAAGATTACAAATCCGAGAAGTTTAAATATccaa aTCTTTCTCTTTGTGAGGAACTTTTTGAAGaagtggaaaaaaaagataagtaG